A section of the Enterococcus montenegrensis genome encodes:
- a CDS encoding permease: MWTWISDQLLKMVWLNDLMGKLIECFGLSLDSKIGASLQFFLFDTIKIFILLTILIFVMGVIQTFFPPERTKVLLGGLKGWKGNLLGALLGTVTPFCSCSSIPIFIGFTTAGLPLGVTFSFLISSPMVDIASIILLMSFFGWKFAVAYVLLGLLLAVIGGTLIDKLHLENEVQDYIREMEEGLSQVETYTIKKRMSYGWGQVKEVASKVWLYVLIGVGIGALIHNWIPTSFIQSILGNNNPFGLIIATLIGAPIYADIFGVLPIAEALFSKGVPVGTLMAFMMSVTTLSLPSLIMLSRVVKPKLLGIFITICIVGILLIGFTFNSVAL; this comes from the coding sequence ATGTGGACTTGGATTAGCGACCAATTATTAAAAATGGTTTGGCTAAATGATTTGATGGGGAAATTAATTGAGTGTTTTGGGCTTTCGCTAGACAGCAAGATAGGGGCAAGTCTTCAATTCTTTTTGTTTGATACAATTAAGATTTTTATTTTATTAACAATATTAATCTTTGTCATGGGGGTTATTCAGACTTTTTTTCCACCTGAAAGAACCAAAGTATTGTTGGGTGGCTTAAAAGGTTGGAAGGGGAATTTACTGGGAGCACTTTTGGGAACTGTTACGCCTTTTTGTAGTTGTTCTAGCATTCCAATTTTTATTGGGTTTACAACCGCTGGATTACCTTTGGGAGTAACCTTCTCCTTCCTTATTTCCTCACCAATGGTTGATATTGCCTCAATTATCTTGTTAATGTCTTTCTTCGGCTGGAAATTTGCGGTAGCTTATGTTCTTTTAGGATTACTGCTAGCTGTAATTGGAGGTACACTCATTGATAAATTACACCTAGAGAATGAAGTTCAAGATTATATTCGCGAAATGGAGGAAGGTCTTAGCCAAGTTGAAACCTATACCATTAAGAAAAGAATGTCTTATGGTTGGGGGCAAGTGAAAGAGGTTGCCAGTAAAGTCTGGCTTTATGTATTAATTGGAGTTGGGATTGGTGCGCTCATTCATAATTGGATTCCGACCAGTTTTATTCAAAGCATTCTAGGTAATAATAATCCGTTTGGGCTGATTATTGCGACCTTAATTGGGGCACCTATTTATGCAGATATTTTTGGTGTTCTCCCAATAGCAGAAGCACTATTCTCAAAAGGGGTGCCAGTGGGAACTTTGATGGCATTCATGATGTCTGTCACAACGTTGTCTTTGCCGTCATTAATCATGTTAAGTAGAGTAGTTAAACCTAAATTGTTAGGGATCTTTATCACAATTTGTATTGTAGGTATTTTATTGATTGGCTTTACTTTCAATAGTGTAGCTTTATAA
- the arsB gene encoding ACR3 family arsenite efflux transporter, translating into MNNVSTEVTEKPAINFFEKYLTVWVLLCMAAGMLIGKFLPSVADRLESYQVLNTNIPIAVLTWVMIFPMMMKIDFKSILNVRKTYQGIMISSITSWLIKPFLMFGLASFFFYVVFSNFIPANLAKDYVAGAVLLGAAPCTAMVFVWSNLTKGDPAHTLVQVSINDLLIIVLFVPIVSFLLGVNNVFVPWNILFASVLLFVLVPLIGGALTRYFMIKRKGIDYFNNRFLPKFDSITTIGLLLTLVIIFTYQGDIILNNPFHVLMIAVPLVLQNIITANFAYFTCKWTKQPHNVAAPAALIGASDFFELSVAVAITLFGVNSPVVLVTTVGVLTEVPVMLLLVKLINGTKDWFPTKGENE; encoded by the coding sequence ATGAACAATGTATCTACGGAAGTAACTGAAAAACCTGCAATAAATTTTTTCGAGAAGTATCTAACAGTTTGGGTATTGTTATGTATGGCAGCAGGCATGCTAATCGGAAAGTTTTTACCTAGTGTCGCAGACCGATTAGAAAGCTATCAAGTGTTAAATACAAACATTCCAATTGCCGTTTTAACTTGGGTTATGATTTTCCCAATGATGATGAAAATCGATTTTAAATCAATACTGAACGTCCGAAAAACATATCAGGGGATTATGATTTCTAGCATTACAAGCTGGCTAATTAAGCCGTTCTTGATGTTTGGCTTAGCCTCTTTCTTCTTTTATGTTGTTTTTAGCAATTTTATCCCAGCAAACTTAGCAAAAGACTATGTGGCGGGAGCGGTTTTGTTAGGGGCAGCGCCATGTACCGCTATGGTATTTGTTTGGTCAAACCTTACAAAAGGTGATCCAGCACATACCTTGGTTCAAGTATCAATTAACGATTTATTAATCATTGTCCTATTTGTACCAATTGTTTCCTTCCTTTTAGGAGTAAATAATGTGTTTGTACCATGGAATATTCTTTTTGCTTCTGTACTACTATTTGTGCTAGTACCGTTAATTGGTGGGGCATTGACGAGATACTTCATGATAAAACGTAAGGGAATTGATTACTTTAATAATCGCTTCTTACCAAAGTTTGACTCCATTACAACGATTGGCTTGTTATTGACATTGGTAATCATTTTTACTTATCAGGGGGATATTATTTTAAACAACCCGTTTCACGTTCTCATGATTGCCGTGCCTTTAGTCTTACAAAATATTATTACCGCAAACTTTGCTTATTTTACTTGTAAATGGACAAAACAGCCTCATAATGTGGCAGCGCCAGCAGCTTTGATTGGTGCTTCAGACTTCTTCGAATTATCGGTTGCCGTAGCAATTACGCTTTTCGGTGTCAATTCACCAGTTGTGCTAGTGACAACAGTAGGTGTTCTGACAGAAGTGCCTGTTATGTTGTTATTAGTAAAATTGATCAATGGAACGAAAGATTGGTTCCCGACAAAAGGAGAAAATGAATGA
- a CDS encoding helix-turn-helix domain-containing protein, protein MEIDKQAVGNRIRQIRQELKLSMEKFGKLIGDLPRSTVNNWERGINLPKTETLHQIAEVGHVTNEYLLYGNQENQYILEMLQKKAGKLDPKIEGLIVDEMKQAGLVSEKEMDRMIEFFITNLIPPTEQDQFTFQCIDEKKQLYLGSTNFGKEAQLYLQHDNQNHILHIMPFTFSNFSVDRLLVYLANQESYSYFGKHLPKKLVEKAILLYSINQSTGDVRIAPLVYSKETASYQYTEDNQYLLEQRYLYLPFVMEVEKERLLNAAYPSSK, encoded by the coding sequence ATGGAGATAGACAAGCAAGCAGTGGGCAATCGAATTCGGCAGATTCGCCAAGAGTTAAAGTTGAGTATGGAGAAATTTGGCAAACTAATTGGTGATTTACCACGAAGTACAGTCAATAACTGGGAACGTGGAATTAACCTTCCAAAAACCGAAACCCTTCACCAAATTGCAGAGGTGGGTCATGTCACAAACGAATATCTTTTGTATGGTAATCAAGAAAATCAATACATTTTAGAAATGCTTCAAAAAAAGGCTGGTAAGCTTGATCCTAAGATTGAAGGACTGATAGTAGACGAAATGAAACAAGCCGGTCTTGTTAGTGAAAAAGAAATGGATCGGATGATTGAATTTTTTATTACAAACCTCATTCCACCAACCGAACAAGACCAGTTTACTTTCCAATGTATCGATGAGAAAAAGCAACTTTACCTTGGTTCAACTAATTTTGGTAAAGAAGCGCAACTCTATTTACAACATGATAATCAAAATCATATTCTGCACATAATGCCCTTTACCTTCTCCAACTTTAGTGTGGATCGCTTACTCGTCTATTTAGCAAATCAAGAATCCTATTCCTATTTTGGGAAACATTTGCCCAAGAAACTTGTTGAAAAAGCCATCCTTCTATACTCGATCAATCAATCAACCGGGGATGTGCGAATTGCCCCGTTGGTCTATTCAAAAGAAACCGCTTCTTATCAGTACACAGAGGACAATCAATATCTACTAGAACAACGATATCTTTATCTACCATTCGTGATGGAAGTCGAGAAAGAACGTCTGTTAAACGCAGCGTATCCATCATCAAAATAA
- a CDS encoding ArsR/SmtB family transcription factor yields MENYEQIATIMKALADPKRLKIVDLLSTADSLCACEVLEHFDFTQPTLSHHMKLLEKAGIVKVTKKSQWHHYALQEDFVEDFLVILKELLIKEKSIS; encoded by the coding sequence ATGGAAAACTATGAACAGATTGCTACCATCATGAAAGCCTTAGCTGATCCAAAAAGGCTGAAAATTGTTGACTTACTTTCTACAGCTGACTCTCTTTGTGCATGTGAAGTGTTGGAGCATTTTGACTTTACTCAACCGACATTATCACACCACATGAAGCTTTTAGAGAAGGCAGGAATTGTCAAAGTAACGAAAAAAAGTCAATGGCATCATTACGCTTTACAGGAAGATTTTGTTGAGGATTTCCTAGTAATTTTGAAGGAACTTCTTATCAAAGAAAAATCAATTAGCTAG
- a CDS encoding thioredoxin family protein: MEIKIVGPGCKNCQKLKENVETAVSELGMTPTITKVEDMAEIVKAGVMKTPGLIIDDKLVVSGRVAKPKEIKQLLQEV, translated from the coding sequence ATGGAAATCAAAATTGTAGGTCCAGGTTGTAAAAACTGTCAAAAGTTAAAAGAAAATGTGGAAACAGCAGTATCAGAGTTAGGTATGACACCAACAATTACAAAAGTCGAAGATATGGCTGAAATCGTGAAAGCTGGTGTGATGAAGACTCCAGGGTTGATTATTGATGATAAATTAGTTGTTAGTGGCCGGGTTGCAAAACCAAAGGAAATTAAACAGCTATTGCAAGAAGTTTGA
- the arsC gene encoding arsenate reductase (thioredoxin), producing the protein MKKIYFLCTGNSCRSQIAEGFAKKYLDDSWEIRSAGVETHGLNPRAVTIMDEAGIDISNQTSDLIDLDYFNQSDMIITLCGDAADKCPMIPKESTHLHWDLVDPAKAKGSEEEIRSAFRNTRDEIEKRMIELSKQLNV; encoded by the coding sequence ATGAAAAAAATCTATTTCTTATGTACAGGTAATTCCTGTCGAAGTCAAATAGCGGAAGGATTTGCAAAAAAATACTTAGACGATTCTTGGGAGATTCGAAGTGCTGGCGTTGAAACTCACGGCTTGAATCCTAGAGCAGTGACTATAATGGATGAAGCTGGAATCGATATTTCGAATCAAACATCTGATTTGATTGATTTGGACTACTTTAATCAGTCCGACATGATTATCACTCTTTGCGGTGACGCAGCAGATAAGTGTCCCATGATTCCAAAGGAAAGCACTCACCTTCATTGGGATTTAGTAGACCCCGCTAAAGCAAAAGGATCTGAAGAAGAAATTAGAAGTGCCTTCCGAAACACAAGAGATGAAATCGAAAAGAGAATGATTGAATTATCGAAGCAGTTAAATGTGTAA